The following coding sequences are from one Prochlorococcus sp. MIT 1314 window:
- a CDS encoding class I SAM-dependent methyltransferase, translating to MNSLPANNPDWLVKKIIKMGGTISFYDFMNFALNDPINGYYGSGKAQLGVRGDFVTSPSLSDDFAFLVAKQIEDWLIQFKNSFLSNHKLAVIEFGAGDGSFMSGLIKYFLENNKNFLKGVSFVIIEPNEGMVEKQKNKLEDFLNLGIDILWKGLEEVEENNINGIVLANEVLDALPVERITFSKGKLLRQAVSIDKKSHKLYFDEMPIISELRKSIELAKSELGITIPPEDAPEGWTTEWHIDNSKWLKAIYQKINNGILLIIDYAKEAQKYYTSKNSDGTIVSYENQKMTNNVLDSPGNCDLTSHVCIETLINDAETLGFDTVGITKQGEALLALGLAERLYGIQKEIKEDLSNALLRREALLRLVDPICLGDFKWFVFKKFNKKEMNINSTCLR from the coding sequence ATGAATAGCTTACCCGCGAATAATCCAGATTGGTTAGTAAAAAAAATAATAAAAATGGGTGGGACTATAAGTTTTTATGACTTTATGAATTTCGCATTAAATGATCCTATTAATGGTTATTACGGCAGCGGTAAAGCTCAGTTAGGCGTTCGAGGAGATTTTGTCACATCACCCTCTTTATCTGATGATTTTGCTTTTTTGGTGGCTAAACAAATAGAAGATTGGTTGATTCAGTTCAAAAATAGTTTTTTATCTAATCATAAATTAGCTGTAATTGAATTTGGAGCAGGAGATGGAAGCTTTATGAGTGGATTAATTAAATATTTTTTAGAAAATAACAAGAATTTTTTGAAAGGAGTTTCTTTTGTAATTATTGAACCTAATGAAGGGATGGTAGAAAAACAAAAAAATAAATTGGAAGATTTTTTAAACTTAGGCATTGATATTTTATGGAAAGGTTTGGAAGAAGTAGAGGAAAATAATATAAATGGAATAGTTCTTGCAAATGAGGTTTTAGATGCTTTGCCAGTAGAGAGAATAACCTTCTCAAAAGGAAAATTACTTCGACAAGCAGTTTCCATAGACAAAAAATCTCATAAATTATATTTTGATGAAATGCCAATTATAAGTGAATTGAGAAAAAGTATTGAACTTGCTAAAAGTGAGTTGGGAATTACTATTCCGCCTGAAGATGCTCCTGAAGGATGGACGACAGAATGGCATATAGATAACTCAAAATGGTTAAAAGCTATTTATCAAAAAATTAATAATGGTATTTTATTGATAATTGATTACGCTAAAGAAGCCCAAAAATACTACACCTCCAAGAATTCTGATGGGACGATAGTTTCTTATGAAAATCAAAAAATGACGAATAATGTCCTAGATTCTCCTGGGAATTGCGATTTAACATCTCATGTGTGCATAGAAACTTTAATTAATGATGCTGAGACTCTTGGATTTGATACTGTTGGAATAACTAAACAAGGAGAGGCTTTGTTGGCACTTGGATTGGCAGAGAGACTTTATGGGATTCAGAAAGAAATTAAAGAGGATTTATCAAATGCCCTTCTAAGAAGAGAGGCATTACTTAGACTCGTTGATCCTATTTGTTTAGGTGATTTTAAGTGGTTTGTTTTTAAAAAGTTTAATAAGAAGGAAATGAATATAAATTCAACCTGTTTGCGTTAA
- a CDS encoding uracil-DNA glycosylase, producing MKSLVVGRGSVFADLLIIGEAPGAQEDLEGKPYVGKSGKLLNELLIKAGIDYKEDVYFCNVIKCRPPNNRKPTTREINIHKPWLFQQIKLIDPKFILLTGSTAMKAILEVKDPISNLRGQWIKKDGREIMVIFHPSYLLRFPSKEINKPYYLTLKDLENVSGKLYAL from the coding sequence GTGAAAAGCTTAGTTGTTGGGAGAGGAAGTGTATTTGCAGATTTGTTAATAATTGGTGAAGCACCTGGCGCACAGGAAGACTTAGAGGGAAAACCTTATGTAGGTAAATCTGGTAAATTATTAAATGAATTATTGATAAAAGCTGGGATTGATTACAAGGAGGATGTTTATTTTTGTAATGTAATTAAATGTCGTCCACCAAATAATAGAAAACCTACTACCAGAGAGATTAATATTCATAAACCTTGGTTATTCCAGCAAATAAAACTAATTGATCCTAAATTTATATTACTTACTGGTTCGACTGCTATGAAAGCTATTTTAGAAGTTAAAGATCCTATAAGTAATTTAAGAGGTCAATGGATTAAAAAAGATGGAAGAGAAATTATGGTAATTTTTCATCCATCTTATTTGTTGAGATTTCCTTCAAAAGAAATCAATAAACCTTATTATCTAACTTTAAAAGACCTAGAGAATGTAAGTGGTAAACTATATGCCTTATAA
- a CDS encoding putative selenate ABC transporter substrate-binding protein has product MINIKKILINSSIFLSFLSSPVLSNSIVLRVGAIPDQNQDILDKRFNLFSKELSKQLDVEVKYIPVINYVAAVTGFRTKDLDLVWFGGLSGVQARLQTPNSIVIAQRDIDKKFKSVFIVNKNLELNSISDIKDLRKLKNLRFTFGSENSTSGRLMPEYFLNQAGVEIEHFKGKKASFSGSHDATIALVNNGAFDAGALNKQVWEKNLKNNPTRTRNLELFWVTPEYVDYHWLAQGDLDNRFMKGFTKKLKSAILNLDIKKESHKKILDMFNAKRFVNAEAKQYKNIEDIGRKLKKIR; this is encoded by the coding sequence ATGATTAATATAAAAAAAATTTTAATTAACTCATCTATTTTTTTATCTTTTTTATCGTCGCCTGTATTGTCAAATTCCATAGTTCTAAGGGTTGGAGCAATACCTGACCAAAATCAAGATATTTTAGACAAAAGATTTAATTTATTTTCAAAAGAATTATCCAAACAACTTGATGTAGAAGTAAAGTATATTCCTGTTATTAATTATGTTGCAGCAGTAACTGGATTTAGAACAAAAGATTTAGATTTGGTTTGGTTTGGTGGTTTATCAGGAGTTCAAGCAAGATTACAAACTCCAAATTCAATTGTCATAGCTCAAAGAGATATTGATAAGAAATTCAAAAGTGTTTTCATAGTAAATAAAAATTTAGAACTTAACTCAATTTCAGATATTAAAGATCTTAGAAAACTCAAAAATTTAAGATTTACTTTTGGCTCTGAAAACTCAACGTCTGGAAGATTAATGCCAGAATATTTCTTAAATCAAGCAGGAGTAGAAATTGAACATTTTAAAGGAAAGAAAGCGAGTTTTAGTGGTAGTCATGATGCCACAATAGCTTTGGTTAATAACGGAGCATTCGATGCTGGAGCTTTAAATAAACAAGTTTGGGAAAAAAACCTTAAAAATAATCCCACAAGAACAAGGAATTTAGAATTATTCTGGGTTACTCCAGAATATGTTGACTATCATTGGCTTGCTCAAGGTGATCTAGACAATAGATTCATGAAAGGATTCACAAAAAAACTTAAATCAGCAATTCTAAATTTAGATATCAAGAAAGAATCACATAAAAAAATATTAGATATGTTCAATGCAAAAAGATTTGTTAATGCAGAAGCAAAACAATATAAAAATATAGAAGATATTGGGAGGAAATTAAAAAAAATTAGATGA
- the ispG gene encoding (E)-4-hydroxy-3-methylbut-2-enyl-diphosphate synthase, giving the protein MSLTQSKEVNSLSKRYSTHIQRRITRTVMVGDIAIGSDYPVRVQSMINEDTMDVENAYFAIKRLHDVGCEIVRLTVPSLAHAKAVGDIKEKLLENNINTPLVADVHHNGMKIAMEVAKHVDKVRINPGLFVFEKSDPTRTEYTDEEFETIKQTILKRFTPLVEVLKAKNKALRIGVNHGSLSERMLFTYGDTPLGMTESAMEFVKICDELDFHNIIISMKASRAPVMMAAYRMIADRLDLEGYNYPLHLGVTEAGDGDYGRIKSTAGIGTLLAEGLGDTIRVSLTEAPEKEIPVCYSILQSLGLRKTMVEYISCPSCGRTLFNLEEVVDKVRNATSHLTGLDIAIMGCIVNGPGEMADADYGYVGKGKGTIALYRRKEEIKRVPEDEGVNALIQLIKDDGKWIDP; this is encoded by the coding sequence ATGTCATTAACTCAATCAAAAGAGGTTAATAGTCTCTCCAAAAGATATTCAACTCATATTCAAAGGAGGATAACTAGAACAGTAATGGTTGGTGATATAGCTATTGGAAGTGATTACCCAGTAAGAGTTCAATCTATGATCAATGAAGATACTATGGATGTTGAAAATGCTTACTTTGCGATCAAAAGACTTCATGATGTGGGTTGTGAAATAGTAAGATTAACAGTCCCTTCCTTAGCACATGCAAAGGCAGTAGGAGATATAAAAGAAAAATTATTAGAAAATAATATCAACACTCCCTTGGTTGCTGATGTTCATCATAACGGTATGAAAATTGCAATGGAGGTTGCAAAGCATGTTGATAAAGTAAGAATTAATCCTGGGTTGTTTGTATTTGAAAAATCAGACCCAACAAGAACTGAATATACAGATGAAGAATTTGAAACTATTAAACAAACAATACTTAAAAGATTTACTCCTTTAGTGGAAGTTTTAAAGGCTAAAAACAAAGCTCTCAGGATTGGAGTTAATCATGGGTCTCTATCAGAGAGAATGCTTTTTACTTATGGAGATACTCCATTGGGAATGACAGAGTCTGCGATGGAGTTCGTGAAAATTTGTGATGAGCTTGATTTTCATAACATAATTATTTCCATGAAAGCTTCTAGGGCCCCGGTCATGATGGCGGCTTACAGGATGATCGCAGATAGGCTTGACTTAGAAGGATATAATTATCCATTGCATTTAGGAGTGACGGAAGCTGGAGATGGCGATTATGGAAGAATTAAAAGTACTGCCGGAATCGGAACGCTTCTAGCAGAAGGATTAGGAGATACCATTAGGGTTTCTTTAACAGAAGCCCCAGAAAAGGAAATTCCAGTGTGCTATTCAATTTTGCAATCTTTAGGATTAAGAAAAACGATGGTTGAATACATAAGTTGCCCTAGTTGTGGTAGAACACTTTTCAATCTAGAAGAAGTCGTAGATAAAGTTAGGAATGCTACTTCCCATTTGACTGGTTTAGATATAGCAATAATGGGATGTATAGTAAATGGGCCAGGTGAAATGGCAGATGCTGATTATGGTTATGTTGGGAAAGGCAAAGGAACTATTGCCCTCTATAGAAGGAAAGAAGAGATAAAAAGAGTCCCTGAAGACGAGGGGGTTAATGCTTTAATCCAACTTATTAAGGATGATGGGAAGTGGATCGATCCTTAA
- the nadA gene encoding quinolinate synthase NadA, producing the protein MLTSITSTAKQKSVQNEEDLISEIKKRCRKANAIILAHYYQAPEIQEIADFIGDSLDLSRKAANNDADIIIFCGVHFMAETAKILSPNKKVLLPDIDAGCSLADDCPSDKFQKFREQNPDHYVVSYINCTAEVKAQSDLICTSSNAVSLVKKIPEDKKIIFAPDQNLGRWVQKNSGRDLKLWPGSCIVHESFSEEALLKLKYQNPGAKVIAHPECSQNLLLLSDFIGSTSKLLDFVSKDPSKTFMVLTEPGIIHQMKKKEPNKIFIEVPDIEGCKCNECPYMKLNTLEKILDCLKNNSPSIELDPEIIRKASVPIKRMLDMSN; encoded by the coding sequence ATCCTGACCAGTATAACTTCTACTGCAAAACAGAAATCCGTCCAAAATGAAGAGGATTTGATTTCTGAAATAAAGAAGCGTTGCAGAAAAGCTAATGCCATTATTCTGGCGCACTATTATCAAGCTCCAGAGATTCAAGAAATTGCAGATTTTATTGGAGATTCATTAGATCTATCTAGGAAAGCTGCAAATAATGATGCAGATATAATAATTTTTTGCGGGGTACACTTTATGGCTGAAACCGCAAAAATACTTAGCCCAAACAAGAAAGTCTTACTTCCAGATATTGACGCAGGATGCTCGTTAGCAGACGATTGTCCTTCAGACAAATTTCAAAAGTTTAGAGAACAGAATCCAGACCACTATGTCGTAAGTTACATAAACTGCACTGCGGAAGTAAAAGCGCAAAGTGATCTTATATGTACAAGCAGTAATGCAGTCTCATTAGTTAAAAAAATACCTGAAGATAAAAAGATAATTTTTGCGCCCGATCAGAATCTTGGCAGATGGGTTCAGAAAAATTCAGGTAGGGATCTCAAATTATGGCCCGGCAGCTGCATTGTTCATGAATCATTTAGTGAAGAAGCCCTACTAAAATTAAAATACCAAAATCCAGGAGCAAAAGTCATTGCTCATCCTGAATGTAGTCAAAATTTACTACTTCTCTCAGACTTCATTGGATCAACCAGTAAATTACTTGATTTCGTCAGCAAAGATCCATCTAAAACTTTCATGGTATTAACTGAACCTGGAATAATACACCAGATGAAGAAGAAAGAACCTAATAAAATCTTTATTGAAGTTCCAGACATAGAGGGTTGCAAATGTAACGAGTGTCCATATATGAAATTAAATACTTTGGAAAAGATTCTTGATTGTTTGAAAAACAATTCACCATCCATAGAACTTGACCCAGAAATAATAAGAAAAGCATCTGTCCCAATAAAAAGAATGTTGGATATGAGTAATTAA
- a CDS encoding S41 family peptidase yields the protein MKIKKLLKKNFIFLFATTFSGIFFSNFAEATVLNNSYKEVIDHVWQIVYRDFLDSSGKFQKSNWIKLRKEFLSKTYSDSNEAYDAIRDMLSNLDDSYTRFLEPKEFNQMRIDTSGELTGVGIQIVKDKESDDLIIISPIEDTPAFDAGIKARDKILSIDDISTEGMNIEDAVKLIRGQRGTKVKLEILRGSQSFFKVLLREKIEIKSVSSKVNQTKNGLLIGYVRIKQFNANASREVRDAIKDLEIKKVAGYVLDLRSNPGGLLESSIDISRHFINKGIIVSTLTKDGLKEVKRGNGQALTKKPLVVLVNEGSASASEIVSGAIKDNKRGKLVGKKTFGKGLVQSMRTLVDGSGLTVTVAKYLTPNGTDINKSGIAPDIEVRMNINPILQREIGTRKDKQYKAGEKELINIIKRKNEISQFNPSTTNLNAFLKINKRNTVFLLN from the coding sequence TTGAAGATAAAGAAATTGCTTAAAAAAAATTTTATATTTTTGTTTGCGACAACCTTTTCTGGGATATTTTTTAGTAATTTTGCAGAAGCAACAGTTTTAAATAATAGTTATAAAGAAGTAATTGATCATGTTTGGCAAATTGTATATAGAGATTTTCTTGATTCAAGTGGTAAATTTCAAAAGTCTAATTGGATTAAGCTAAGAAAAGAATTTTTATCAAAAACATATTCAGACAGCAATGAAGCCTATGATGCGATTAGAGATATGCTATCTAACTTAGATGATTCTTATACAAGATTTCTAGAGCCTAAGGAATTTAATCAAATGAGAATTGACACCTCTGGTGAATTAACTGGAGTTGGTATCCAAATAGTTAAAGATAAAGAATCTGATGATTTAATAATTATTTCTCCTATAGAGGACACACCTGCTTTTGATGCTGGAATTAAAGCTAGAGATAAAATATTATCTATAGATGATATTTCTACTGAAGGTATGAATATTGAGGATGCCGTGAAATTAATAAGAGGACAAAGAGGTACCAAAGTTAAACTTGAGATTCTTAGAGGTTCTCAATCCTTTTTTAAGGTATTATTAAGAGAAAAGATTGAAATAAAATCAGTTTCGAGCAAGGTCAATCAAACCAAAAACGGTTTATTAATTGGCTACGTAAGAATTAAACAATTTAATGCAAATGCATCAAGAGAGGTGAGAGATGCTATTAAGGATTTAGAAATAAAAAAAGTCGCAGGATATGTTCTTGACTTGAGAAGTAATCCTGGAGGTTTATTAGAGTCAAGCATTGATATCTCTAGACATTTTATTAATAAGGGAATAATAGTAAGCACATTAACTAAAGATGGTTTAAAAGAAGTTAAAAGAGGGAACGGTCAAGCTCTAACAAAAAAACCTTTAGTAGTTTTAGTTAATGAGGGTTCTGCAAGTGCTAGTGAAATAGTTTCTGGTGCGATAAAAGATAACAAAAGAGGTAAGTTGGTTGGGAAGAAAACTTTTGGGAAAGGCCTAGTTCAATCTATGAGAACTTTAGTTGATGGTTCAGGGCTAACTGTTACAGTCGCTAAGTATTTAACTCCAAACGGCACTGATATAAATAAATCTGGAATCGCCCCAGATATAGAAGTAAGAATGAATATCAACCCTATTCTTCAAAGAGAGATTGGAACTAGAAAAGATAAGCAATATAAGGCAGGTGAAAAAGAGCTAATAAATATAATTAAAAGAAAAAATGAGATAAGTCAGTTTAACCCTTCCACTACAAACCTTAATGCATTCTTAAAAATTAATAAAAGAAATACAGTATTTTTATTAAATTAA
- a CDS encoding TIGR04168 family protein: protein MKVLSIIKPNIVLFVGDISDGSVKIIKKINEIKIPTFVILGNHDRGKDSNGETLSKQIRVLGEKYCAWDLKIFNNQINLLSARPCSSGGGYYLSKEVKSVYGPITEQDSINKIIECSEKTVEDIPLIMMSHAGPSGLGSQAKSICGKDWKLPSLDWGDRDLSVAISQIQKRRKVDLVIFGHMHNRLKRNLGLREMFKIDSKGTIYFNTAVVPRYKTDEDGKLLINFSWIEFEKKELRNVSHRWYSESGEICEEDKFF from the coding sequence TTGAAGGTTTTATCGATTATCAAACCAAATATTGTTTTATTTGTTGGTGATATTTCTGATGGAAGTGTCAAAATAATTAAAAAAATCAATGAGATCAAAATTCCTACTTTTGTGATTTTAGGAAATCATGATAGAGGGAAAGATTCTAATGGCGAAACTCTCTCAAAGCAGATACGTGTTCTAGGTGAAAAATATTGTGCATGGGATTTGAAAATTTTTAATAATCAAATCAATTTATTGTCTGCGAGACCATGTAGTTCTGGCGGAGGCTATTATCTTTCAAAAGAAGTTAAAAGTGTTTATGGACCTATCACCGAACAAGATTCAATAAATAAAATTATCGAATGTTCGGAAAAGACTGTTGAAGATATTCCTTTAATAATGATGTCTCATGCTGGCCCTTCGGGTTTAGGTTCACAAGCTAAAAGCATTTGTGGGAAAGACTGGAAATTACCCTCTTTGGATTGGGGAGATAGAGATTTGTCTGTTGCTATCTCTCAAATACAAAAGAGAAGAAAAGTTGATCTTGTAATTTTTGGTCATATGCACAATCGACTTAAAAGAAATCTTGGTTTAAGAGAGATGTTTAAAATTGATAGCAAAGGGACAATTTATTTCAATACTGCTGTAGTGCCAAGATATAAAACTGATGAAGATGGGAAATTACTAATTAACTTTTCATGGATTGAGTTTGAAAAAAAGGAATTAAGAAATGTCTCTCACCGATGGTATTCAGAGTCTGGTGAAATTTGTGAAGAAGATAAATTTTTTTAG
- a CDS encoding pyridoxal phosphate-dependent aminotransferase, with translation MSKVNLSERALSIQPSLTLQISAKANQLAAEGVDICNLSAGEPDFNAPKEVIEATSKAIFDGFTKYGPAAGNLDLRKAIANKFQIQNNLNIEFENVIVTNGAKQAIYNLFQVLLNEGDEVIIPAPYWLSYPQMVRLAGGNPIFTNSSAEDGFKINIKDLKSKISSKTKFIVINSPNNPTGRVMSKDELLQIADIARENPNINILSDEIYELILRKDFNHYSLSSLANDLKERIFIINGFAKGWAMTGWRIGYLVGPKDVIKASSALQSQSTSNVCSFVQKGALEALKINNEFFSMINSHYDQRRSLLYEGLKNINGIHIQEPNGAFYAFPRLPNSSITSVDFCKKALQDYGLVVVPGKAFGVDECIRISCATSEVKIKDGLCRLQKAISKYY, from the coding sequence ATGAGTAAAGTTAATTTATCTGAAAGGGCACTTTCAATTCAGCCTTCACTTACATTACAGATAAGTGCCAAAGCAAATCAATTGGCTGCAGAAGGAGTAGATATTTGCAATTTAAGTGCTGGAGAACCTGATTTCAATGCCCCAAAAGAAGTTATAGAGGCTACAAGTAAAGCTATATTTGATGGATTCACAAAGTACGGACCTGCAGCGGGCAATTTAGATCTTCGAAAAGCAATTGCAAATAAATTTCAAATTCAAAACAACTTAAATATTGAATTTGAAAATGTAATAGTCACCAATGGAGCCAAACAAGCAATATACAATCTTTTCCAAGTTTTATTAAATGAAGGAGACGAAGTTATCATACCTGCTCCATATTGGTTAAGTTATCCCCAGATGGTTAGGTTGGCTGGTGGAAATCCAATCTTTACAAATTCTTCTGCTGAAGATGGATTTAAAATAAATATAAAAGATTTGAAGTCTAAAATCTCCTCTAAAACTAAATTTATAGTTATCAATTCTCCCAATAACCCTACTGGAAGAGTAATGTCAAAGGACGAATTATTGCAAATTGCTGATATAGCCAGAGAAAATCCAAATATCAATATTCTTTCTGATGAGATCTACGAACTAATCCTTAGAAAGGATTTTAATCACTACAGTTTATCTTCATTAGCAAATGACTTAAAAGAGAGAATTTTTATAATTAATGGATTTGCAAAAGGATGGGCTATGACTGGCTGGAGAATAGGTTATTTAGTGGGTCCCAAAGATGTGATCAAAGCATCCTCAGCATTACAAAGTCAAAGTACAAGTAATGTTTGTTCTTTTGTTCAAAAAGGTGCTTTGGAGGCTTTAAAAATAAATAATGAGTTTTTCTCAATGATTAACAGCCATTATGATCAAAGAAGAAGTCTTCTCTATGAGGGCCTTAAAAATATAAATGGGATTCATATTCAAGAACCTAATGGAGCATTTTACGCATTTCCAAGATTACCTAACTCCTCAATTACTTCTGTTGATTTCTGCAAAAAAGCACTTCAAGATTACGGATTAGTTGTTGTACCTGGAAAAGCTTTTGGGGTTGATGAATGTATTAGAATTTCATGTGCAACTTCCGAGGTTAAAATAAAAGATGGTCTTTGTAGACTTCAGAAAGCAATTTCTAAATATTATTAA
- a CDS encoding ATP-binding cassette domain-containing protein produces MNKTLLELKNISYKYENRLIINKVNLKINSGEKIALLGKSGSGKTTLISLLNGTIKPTKGEVKLFNKTFEELDIKQKRKITTIWQDLRLIEDLSAEQNVNCGLLAKENFFFAFKNLLNISSFKKAHKYMQHCKLNHSIYSKKIRNLSGGQKQRVAIARSLIQGSDILLADEPFNNLDPKLIRTIKNLLLQNVDKNKTKSPKTTLIALHRLDLLNDFDKVIGIRDGEIFFNLKRTDLKKFHLDKVY; encoded by the coding sequence ATGAATAAAACTCTCTTAGAATTAAAAAACATATCTTATAAATACGAAAATAGACTAATAATAAATAAAGTAAATTTAAAAATAAATTCAGGGGAGAAAATTGCACTTTTAGGTAAAAGTGGTTCTGGGAAAACTACTCTTATATCTTTACTTAATGGCACTATAAAGCCAACTAAAGGTGAGGTTAAATTATTCAATAAAACTTTCGAGGAATTAGATATAAAGCAAAAACGTAAGATAACAACTATTTGGCAAGATTTAAGACTAATAGAAGATCTCTCAGCTGAACAAAATGTTAATTGTGGACTGCTCGCAAAAGAAAATTTTTTTTTCGCTTTTAAAAATTTGCTAAATATAAGTTCATTTAAGAAGGCTCATAAATATATGCAACACTGTAAACTTAATCACTCTATTTACTCCAAAAAAATCAGAAACCTATCTGGAGGACAAAAACAAAGGGTAGCTATAGCTAGATCATTAATTCAAGGATCAGATATATTACTTGCAGATGAGCCTTTTAATAATTTAGATCCCAAATTGATAAGAACCATTAAAAACCTACTCCTGCAAAATGTCGATAAAAACAAAACAAAATCCCCAAAGACAACATTAATTGCATTACATAGATTAGATTTGTTGAATGATTTCGATAAAGTTATTGGGATAAGGGATGGTGAAATTTTTTTCAATCTTAAAAGAACTGACTTAAAGAAGTTTCATTTAGACAAAGTATATTAA
- the aroB gene encoding 3-dehydroquinate synthase, with product MNKRKILVPLGNKSYEVTLEAGILNNISEELLKIGITNNRKILVISNEEISNLYGEKFLNNLKENKFQAKMFLIKAGESYKNLKTLSEIYDVAFEFGLDRNSIIIALGGGIVGDVSGFAAATWLRGIEYIQIPTTLLSMVDSSVGGKTGVNHPKGKNLIGAFNQPKAVFIDPETLKSLPKREFSAGMAEVIKYGVIRDKELFEYLEIEKNKNELINLKNEYLITIINRSIKTKSHIVSQDEHENGVRAILNYGHSFGHVIENLCGYGKFLHGEAISIGMNIAGKIAIEKGLWSKEELERQKNLLKSYDLPTEIPKINKKEVLTILMGDKKVRDGKMRFILPKEIGAVDIYDDVEDSLFLKFFC from the coding sequence GTGAATAAGAGAAAAATATTAGTCCCATTAGGTAATAAGTCATACGAAGTAACTCTAGAAGCAGGGATACTGAATAATATCAGCGAAGAACTTTTAAAAATTGGAATAACAAATAATAGAAAAATACTTGTGATTTCAAATGAAGAAATATCAAATTTGTATGGAGAAAAATTTTTAAATAATTTAAAAGAAAATAAATTTCAGGCCAAAATGTTCCTTATCAAGGCTGGAGAATCATATAAAAACTTAAAAACCTTAAGTGAAATATATGATGTAGCATTTGAATTTGGCTTAGATAGAAATTCAATAATTATTGCCCTTGGAGGAGGAATTGTTGGAGATGTAAGTGGTTTTGCAGCTGCGACTTGGCTGAGAGGTATCGAATATATTCAGATTCCAACAACATTATTATCAATGGTTGATTCATCTGTGGGAGGAAAAACAGGAGTAAATCATCCAAAAGGTAAGAATTTAATTGGAGCTTTCAATCAACCTAAAGCAGTTTTTATTGATCCAGAAACTTTAAAAAGTTTGCCCAAAAGAGAATTTAGTGCAGGCATGGCCGAAGTAATAAAATACGGTGTAATAAGAGATAAAGAACTTTTCGAATACTTAGAAATTGAAAAAAACAAAAATGAACTTATAAATCTTAAAAATGAATATCTAATTACTATAATTAATAGATCTATTAAAACAAAGTCTCATATTGTTTCACAAGACGAACATGAGAATGGTGTTAGAGCAATATTGAATTATGGTCATTCTTTTGGTCACGTTATTGAAAATTTATGTGGATACGGCAAATTTCTACATGGAGAGGCAATATCAATTGGTATGAATATTGCGGGAAAAATAGCAATTGAGAAAGGGTTATGGTCTAAAGAAGAATTAGAGAGACAGAAGAATCTTTTGAAGAGTTACGATCTTCCTACCGAGATCCCCAAAATAAATAAAAAAGAGGTTCTAACAATACTTATGGGCGATAAAAAAGTTCGTGATGGCAAAATGAGATTTATATTACCGAAAGAAATTGGAGCTGTTGATATATATGATGACGTAGAAGATTCATTATTTTTAAAGTTTTTTTGTTAA